One part of the Nostoc sp. PCC 7120 = FACHB-418 genome encodes these proteins:
- the pcrA gene encoding DNA helicase PcrA, whose product MTTDFLSHLNPSQRQAVEHYCGPLLVVAGAGSGKTRALTYRIANLILKHRVAPENILAVTFTNKAAREMKERIQRLFAEQLALTEHGKRLDLLPEHEQTKLRSRVYKTTIKELWCGTFHSLFSRILRFDIEKYQDEKGRQWNRNFSIFDESDVQGLIKEIVTKQLNLDDKKFEPRSVRYAISNAKNQGLSPQEFEKDQPNYRGRVIADVYNRYQDKLAENNALDFDDLILIPTRLFQQNEQVLGYWHRKFCHILVDEYQDTNRTQYDLIRLLTTNGEEKKSAWEWQNRSVFVVGDADQSIYSFRMADFTILLDFQNQFGDGLPDEDTRTMVKLEENYRSCENILQVANELIENNTQRIDKVLKPTRGAGEEIYCHKADNELEEADFVIRQIRTLEHQNPELDWGSFAILYRTNAQSRPFEELLVRNQIPYTVVGGMKFYDRKEIKDVIAYLRAISNPSDTVSLLRVINTPRRGIGKATIDNLINASQQLGTTLWEILSDETSVNTLAGRSAKGVNNFAKMINRWQEQIATAPVTEIVMGILEDSGYVQDLQSQGTDESEDRIQNVQELYNAVLQFQEENEDVSLTAFLQSTALSSDLDNLKEGQTAVSLMTLHASKGLEFPVVFLVGLEQGLFPGYRSLSDPAALEEERRLCYVGITRAQERLYLSFARERRLYGSREPAMRSQFLDELPAELITTQYQVRQTYTRPPSTTNGKETANQDWQVGDRVLHKSFGIGEITHVFGAGSKLSVAIKFTSLGQKIVDPRVAQLQKVD is encoded by the coding sequence ATGACTACCGACTTTCTCAGTCATCTGAATCCCAGCCAACGTCAAGCCGTGGAACACTATTGCGGCCCCTTGTTAGTTGTTGCTGGTGCTGGTTCCGGTAAAACACGAGCGTTAACTTATCGGATTGCTAATTTAATACTGAAGCACCGTGTTGCTCCCGAAAATATTTTGGCGGTGACTTTCACCAACAAAGCCGCCAGGGAGATGAAAGAACGGATTCAACGGCTGTTTGCAGAACAATTAGCATTGACAGAACATGGAAAGCGTTTAGATTTACTACCAGAACACGAACAAACTAAATTGCGATCGCGTGTTTATAAAACTACTATTAAAGAACTGTGGTGTGGTACTTTCCATAGTTTGTTTTCCCGTATTCTCCGCTTTGATATCGAAAAATACCAAGATGAAAAAGGGCGACAATGGAACCGAAATTTTTCCATTTTTGATGAATCTGATGTACAGGGTCTCATCAAAGAAATCGTCACTAAACAATTAAATCTCGATGATAAGAAGTTTGAGCCTCGTTCTGTCCGCTACGCCATTAGTAATGCAAAAAATCAAGGACTTTCACCCCAGGAATTTGAAAAAGACCAACCAAATTATCGTGGGAGAGTAATTGCTGATGTCTATAATCGCTATCAAGATAAACTAGCAGAAAACAACGCTCTTGATTTTGATGATTTAATTTTAATTCCTACGAGATTATTTCAACAAAATGAGCAGGTTTTAGGTTACTGGCATCGCAAGTTCTGTCATATTCTTGTAGACGAATATCAAGATACTAACCGCACTCAATATGACCTAATTCGTCTGTTGACAACTAATGGCGAAGAGAAAAAAAGTGCATGGGAGTGGCAAAATCGCTCTGTTTTTGTTGTAGGTGATGCAGACCAATCTATTTACAGCTTTAGAATGGCAGATTTCACCATATTACTGGATTTTCAGAATCAGTTTGGTGATGGTTTGCCAGATGAAGACACCCGCACAATGGTGAAGTTGGAAGAAAACTATCGTTCTTGTGAAAACATTCTCCAAGTTGCTAACGAACTAATTGAAAATAATACTCAAAGAATCGATAAAGTCCTCAAACCAACGCGGGGAGCAGGCGAAGAAATTTACTGTCACAAGGCAGATAATGAATTAGAAGAAGCTGATTTTGTAATTCGTCAAATCCGCACATTAGAACATCAAAACCCGGAATTGGATTGGGGAAGCTTTGCAATTTTGTATCGGACAAATGCCCAATCTCGTCCCTTTGAAGAATTGTTAGTGAGGAATCAGATTCCTTACACTGTTGTGGGTGGGATGAAATTCTATGACCGCAAAGAAATTAAAGATGTTATAGCTTATTTAAGAGCGATCTCTAACCCCTCGGATACAGTTAGTTTATTACGAGTAATCAACACCCCTCGGCGCGGTATTGGTAAAGCAACTATTGATAACTTAATCAATGCTTCCCAACAATTAGGTACTACTCTCTGGGAAATCTTAAGTGATGAAACATCAGTCAATACATTGGCTGGGCGATCGGCAAAAGGGGTGAATAACTTTGCCAAAATGATTAACCGTTGGCAAGAACAAATAGCTACAGCCCCAGTTACAGAAATAGTTATGGGGATTTTAGAAGATTCTGGTTACGTACAAGATTTACAAAGCCAAGGAACAGACGAATCTGAAGACCGCATCCAAAACGTACAGGAACTTTATAACGCTGTCTTGCAATTCCAAGAAGAGAATGAAGATGTTTCTTTAACAGCTTTCCTGCAAAGTACAGCCCTTAGTTCTGATTTAGATAACCTCAAGGAAGGTCAAACAGCCGTTTCCCTCATGACTCTGCACGCTTCCAAAGGTTTGGAATTTCCTGTAGTCTTCTTGGTAGGTTTAGAACAGGGATTATTCCCCGGCTACCGTTCACTAAGTGACCCCGCAGCCTTAGAAGAAGAGCGTCGCCTCTGTTATGTAGGGATTACTCGCGCCCAAGAACGGCTGTATTTATCCTTCGCCCGTGAACGCCGCTTATACGGCTCACGAGAACCCGCCATGCGATCACAATTTCTCGATGAATTACCAGCCGAATTAATCACAACCCAATACCAAGTCCGGCAAACTTATACTAGACCCCCATCTACTACCAATGGTAAAGAAACAGCCAATCAAGATTGGCAAGTAGGGGACAGAGTATTACACAAAAGTTTTGGGATTGGGGAAATAACCCACGTTTTTGGTGCTGGTAGCAAGCTTTCTGTGGCTATTAAATTTACGAGCTTGGGTCAGAAAATTGTTGACCCTAGAGTCGCCCAATTACAAAAGGTGGATTAG
- a CDS encoding DUF3318 domain-containing protein, producing the protein MEPKVEIRRLFEVMPASGRMTIKIVSKPEQNQVIDPIFPLPWNQERLIYINFDLWERLTKPQRDLLILQKVAWLTGVRWFTPNIYQGVVLAGLLGGLVESAQADVVGVAIAGGLSAIALLRIWRSNKSPEFELNADIAAIKVAQRRGYSEAEAAQNLLWAIESVAKIEGRSSLDFIALIRCQNLRAIAGLSPVGVPEKFL; encoded by the coding sequence ATGGAGCCAAAAGTTGAGATACGCCGTTTATTTGAAGTGATGCCAGCTTCTGGTAGGATGACGATTAAAATTGTCAGCAAACCAGAACAAAATCAAGTAATTGACCCGATTTTTCCCTTGCCCTGGAATCAAGAGAGGCTAATATATATAAACTTCGATTTATGGGAACGCTTGACCAAACCACAACGGGATTTGCTAATCTTGCAAAAGGTTGCTTGGTTGACAGGGGTCAGGTGGTTTACACCAAATATTTATCAGGGTGTGGTGTTAGCAGGACTTTTGGGCGGATTGGTGGAATCTGCACAGGCTGATGTGGTGGGTGTGGCGATCGCTGGGGGATTGAGTGCGATCGCTTTGTTGCGGATCTGGCGTAGCAACAAATCTCCAGAATTTGAGTTAAATGCTGACATAGCAGCGATTAAAGTTGCTCAACGCCGTGGTTATTCTGAAGCCGAAGCAGCACAAAATTTACTATGGGCGATTGAGTCAGTGGCCAAGATAGAAGGGCGTTCTAGCTTAGATTTTATCGCTTTGATTCGTTGCCAAAACTTACGAGCGATCGCTGGTCTTTCACCAGTGGGTGTACCAGAAAAGTTTCTATAA
- a CDS encoding sensor histidine kinase, which yields MQTQQPIPVDSSSDSKEVSLEEPSTSTDELPTIEFPSRGKLKASSWRIHQKIGYGYFVAIGIGFFGSLTGLVIANYYRGKEIREFNQAQEQRQLLTDYKNAVVGAQLHSSNIVAFLEDPQRLPMKKADFLRDVKKAETDEQKIAKFIDGRPKDLAATSANLKALLQDYAFYLDSYVQQIDAVVAEIQQPVPPKQAAEVRAKLLEIMRGETAMQLEQLSQKLSNILQTAESKERQRQRDVEEAKSVERLIVMVSMLVSVAIAAIVAWRTSRAIAEPVIMVTQVAEQVARKPNFDLRAPVTTEDEIGLLAKSLNRLIERVSERTKELEQAKELAEAASKAKSIFLANVSHELRTPLNAVIGLSQLLKDDAADLNLSGEFTSDLETINSAGRHLLELINDILDLSKIEAGKMTLYPEIFDVVTLINNVVVTVKPTIEKNNNLLEIYCDEHLGTMYADQTRMRQVLLNLLSNAAKFTTNGRIKLTVRREKEDFLPEMPFGAISFTVSDTGIGMSPSQQQQLFQPFTQGDTSTTKKYGGTGLGLAISRHFCQMMGGEIIVKSQLGLGSTFTVYLPLQEQS from the coding sequence ATGCAAACTCAGCAGCCGATCCCTGTTGACAGCAGTTCAGACAGCAAAGAAGTGTCATTAGAAGAGCCATCAACATCGACAGACGAACTCCCAACTATAGAATTTCCTTCACGAGGGAAACTCAAAGCAAGTTCCTGGCGTATCCATCAGAAAATTGGGTATGGGTACTTTGTGGCAATTGGAATTGGCTTTTTTGGCTCACTCACAGGATTAGTGATTGCCAACTACTACCGAGGCAAAGAAATTAGGGAATTTAATCAAGCTCAAGAACAAAGACAATTATTGACTGATTACAAGAATGCTGTTGTTGGAGCGCAACTGCATAGCTCTAATATTGTGGCATTTTTGGAAGATCCCCAGCGCTTACCGATGAAAAAAGCCGATTTCTTGAGGGATGTCAAAAAAGCCGAAACTGATGAACAAAAAATTGCCAAGTTTATAGATGGTAGACCTAAAGACTTAGCTGCAACTAGTGCCAACTTAAAAGCTCTATTACAAGATTATGCGTTTTATTTAGATTCTTATGTGCAGCAAATAGATGCTGTCGTAGCAGAAATTCAGCAGCCTGTACCACCAAAACAGGCAGCCGAAGTCAGAGCGAAGTTATTGGAGATTATGCGCGGCGAAACAGCCATGCAGCTAGAGCAACTCTCACAGAAGTTATCCAATATCTTACAAACTGCTGAATCGAAAGAGCGTCAGAGACAAAGAGATGTTGAAGAAGCCAAAAGCGTTGAGAGATTAATTGTGATGGTGAGTATGCTGGTGTCAGTGGCGATCGCTGCCATCGTAGCATGGCGGACTAGTCGAGCGATCGCTGAACCAGTAATTATGGTCACCCAAGTAGCAGAACAAGTAGCTCGCAAACCAAATTTTGATTTACGCGCTCCTGTCACGACAGAAGATGAAATCGGCTTACTGGCTAAATCCCTCAATCGTCTCATTGAGCGTGTATCTGAGCGTACTAAAGAACTAGAACAGGCCAAAGAACTAGCTGAAGCAGCCAGCAAAGCAAAAAGTATATTTCTTGCCAATGTTAGTCATGAGTTGCGTACACCTTTAAACGCTGTAATTGGCTTAAGCCAACTCCTCAAAGACGATGCGGCTGATCTGAATTTGTCGGGAGAATTCACCAGTGATCTGGAAACCATCAATTCTGCGGGTAGACATCTACTGGAACTGATTAACGACATTCTGGATTTGTCAAAAATCGAAGCGGGTAAAATGACCCTTTATCCAGAGATATTTGATGTTGTTACACTCATCAATAATGTTGTTGTAACCGTCAAACCGACTATAGAAAAAAATAACAACCTTCTAGAAATATATTGTGATGAACACCTGGGTACAATGTATGCTGATCAAACCAGGATGCGGCAAGTATTATTAAATCTACTCAGTAATGCTGCTAAATTTACCACTAACGGCAGAATCAAACTGACAGTTAGGCGAGAAAAAGAAGACTTTTTACCAGAAATGCCCTTTGGTGCGATCTCCTTCACAGTTAGCGATACAGGTATTGGGATGTCTCCAAGTCAGCAGCAACAGTTATTTCAACCCTTTACTCAAGGTGACACCTCAACCACGAAAAAATATGGCGGTACTGGACTAGGTTTAGCAATTAGCCGCCACTTTTGCCAGATGATGGGAGGGGAAATTATCGTCAAAAGTCAACTGGGTTTGGGTTCGACTTTTACCGTCTACCTGCCACTTCAGGAGCAAAGTTAA
- a CDS encoding glycosyltransferase family 4 protein: MTVLVNLSFAPLKPTGWLTYSLNLLPHIKSLGINVVSPIAIDNIKVYSSPTNITTEGGIKGHFQRLMWVQLQLPSFYNRLKSRLLFSPIPEVPLFSSCRSVVTIHDLIPLRFPQEFSAAQLFYCRNYLPAVIKQSEHIICNSLITAHDIQRFLGVSEKKVTVIPLAIDQQNFRFLDLPRKNYFLYYGRHNIYKNLNRIIAAFAALPNKDYELWLAGPTDARYTPTLQAKVEELGITDRVKFLDYVSYDELPIIINQAIALVFPSLWEGFGFPVLEALACGTPVITSNLSSLPEVAGDAAILINPYNTAEITDAMQTIANDVKLQSHLSRQGIARANQFSWERTGKATSEVLSRYL, from the coding sequence ATGACTGTATTGGTAAACTTATCTTTTGCACCCTTAAAGCCAACTGGATGGTTAACCTATAGTCTCAATTTGTTACCACATATTAAATCTTTAGGTATTAATGTTGTCAGTCCCATTGCAATTGACAATATAAAAGTTTATTCATCCCCAACTAATATTACAACTGAGGGAGGAATTAAAGGACATTTTCAAAGGTTGATGTGGGTGCAGTTGCAACTACCTAGTTTTTACAACCGATTAAAGTCTCGATTATTATTTTCACCTATTCCTGAAGTTCCTTTATTTTCTAGTTGTCGCAGTGTTGTTACTATTCATGATTTAATCCCTTTAAGATTTCCCCAGGAATTTTCTGCGGCGCAACTTTTTTACTGCCGTAATTATCTACCTGCGGTGATTAAGCAGTCAGAGCATATTATTTGTAATTCCTTGATTACGGCTCATGATATCCAGCGTTTTCTAGGTGTTTCAGAAAAGAAAGTAACTGTAATTCCTTTAGCTATTGATCAGCAAAATTTTCGTTTTTTGGACTTGCCGAGAAAAAATTATTTCTTGTATTATGGGCGACATAATATTTATAAAAATTTAAATCGAATTATTGCCGCTTTTGCTGCTTTACCAAATAAGGATTATGAACTGTGGTTAGCAGGGCCGACTGATGCACGTTATACCCCGACGTTGCAGGCAAAAGTTGAGGAACTAGGGATAACTGATCGTGTGAAGTTCCTTGATTATGTTTCTTATGATGAATTACCTATCATTATTAATCAAGCGATCGCACTTGTTTTCCCCAGTCTTTGGGAAGGCTTTGGTTTTCCAGTCTTAGAAGCCTTGGCCTGCGGTACTCCTGTCATTACCTCTAACCTCTCTTCCTTACCTGAAGTGGCTGGAGATGCAGCCATCCTCATCAACCCCTACAACACAGCAGAAATCACAGATGCCATGCAGACTATAGCTAATGATGTCAAATTGCAATCCCATCTGTCTCGCCAAGGAATCGCTAGAGCCAATCAATTCAGTTGGGAAAGAACAGGTAAAGCAACGAGTGAAGTCTTATCTCGTTATCTTTGA
- the rfbD gene encoding dTDP-4-dehydrorhamnose reductase, whose translation MNEPILLLGSNGQVGQEIQNLLAPRYKIISVARPRIDLTQADSLRQIIREVQPQIIINAAAYTAVDKAETEPEIATAINATAPQIIAEESQKLGSFLIHISTDYVFDGQQSHPYQETDPTNPLSVYGKTKLAGEIAIQQTHPHHIILRTAWVYGSFGKSNFVKTMLRLGAERQEIRVVKDQIGSPTWAQDIADTIAQVIPQIPEISGTYHYTNTGVISWYEFAVAIFAESQKLGFPLTVQQIIPITTAEYPTLAPRPAYSVLACEKMSQVLGTAPPHWQQRLRLMLQDWLSKYS comes from the coding sequence ATGAATGAACCAATCCTACTACTAGGTAGCAACGGTCAAGTAGGTCAAGAAATCCAAAATCTCCTTGCACCTAGATACAAAATTATCTCAGTCGCACGACCAAGGATAGACCTGACTCAAGCCGATAGTCTGCGTCAAATCATCAGAGAAGTCCAACCACAGATAATTATTAACGCCGCCGCTTACACTGCTGTAGACAAAGCCGAAACTGAACCCGAAATAGCTACAGCTATCAATGCTACAGCACCCCAAATTATCGCCGAAGAAAGCCAAAAACTCGGCTCGTTCTTAATTCACATATCCACAGATTACGTTTTTGATGGTCAGCAAAGTCACCCTTACCAAGAAACTGACCCCACTAACCCCTTAAGTGTTTATGGTAAGACCAAACTAGCCGGAGAAATAGCCATTCAACAAACTCACCCTCATCACATTATTCTGCGTACAGCTTGGGTTTATGGCAGTTTTGGTAAAAGTAACTTTGTCAAAACCATGCTGCGACTGGGTGCAGAACGCCAAGAAATTCGGGTAGTAAAAGATCAAATTGGCTCCCCTACTTGGGCGCAAGATATCGCTGACACCATAGCCCAAGTGATACCCCAAATACCAGAAATTTCTGGGACTTACCACTACACAAATACTGGTGTAATTAGCTGGTACGAATTTGCTGTTGCTATTTTTGCAGAATCTCAAAAACTAGGTTTTCCTCTCACAGTCCAACAAATTATTCCTATTACCACCGCCGAATATCCGACTTTAGCTCCCCGTCCTGCCTATTCTGTCCTGGCTTGTGAGAAGATGTCACAAGTTCTGGGAACTGCTCCCCCTCATTGGCAACAAAGACTGCGGTTGATGCTGCAAGACTGGCTCTCCAAATATTCTTGA
- a CDS encoding glycosyltransferase family 2 protein, with protein sequence MSEGSNVLVSIILVNYNGADILPDCLNSIDKFISKDNCEILLVDNASQDNSYELVAQDFPDVKIVRLPKNYGFGAGNNAGAKIAKGKFLLLLNTDTILTTNILPHLIDLMRENPDVGIIGTKLVFPDETFQISFAYTIGIKGEYKSRKLHEYAEDKSKLNSLEQEFNTIKEVDIVVGAALFIRADLFHSVGGFDEKFFIYFEDADLCRRVQNQGYKILYTPQVSLIHIRGHSMKKNANATVVEYRRSQLYYYKKHCPVWERIILRIYLFAKFLPEFLATRNPYSLEIIKLLFVIA encoded by the coding sequence ATGTCCGAAGGGTCAAATGTTCTAGTATCAATTATTTTAGTTAACTATAATGGCGCTGATATTTTACCAGATTGCTTAAATTCTATAGATAAATTTATTTCTAAAGATAACTGCGAGATCCTTCTAGTTGATAATGCTTCTCAAGATAATAGCTATGAGTTAGTTGCTCAGGATTTTCCTGATGTAAAAATAGTTAGATTGCCGAAAAACTATGGTTTTGGCGCAGGAAATAATGCTGGTGCAAAAATCGCTAAAGGTAAATTTTTACTATTATTAAATACTGATACGATACTAACTACTAATATTTTACCGCATCTGATTGATTTGATGAGAGAAAATCCGGATGTGGGTATTATTGGTACTAAATTAGTTTTTCCAGATGAGACATTTCAGATTTCTTTTGCATATACAATTGGTATCAAGGGAGAATATAAATCTAGAAAACTCCATGAATACGCCGAAGACAAATCTAAGTTAAATAGCTTGGAGCAGGAATTCAACACGATTAAAGAGGTGGATATTGTTGTCGGAGCAGCCTTATTTATTCGTGCAGATTTATTTCATAGTGTGGGTGGTTTTGACGAAAAGTTTTTTATCTATTTTGAAGATGCAGACTTATGTAGACGAGTGCAAAATCAAGGATATAAAATTTTATATACACCTCAAGTGTCTTTAATACATATAAGAGGCCACTCTATGAAAAAAAACGCCAATGCTACGGTGGTGGAATATAGACGTAGCCAACTTTATTATTACAAAAAACATTGTCCTGTATGGGAGAGAATTATTTTAAGAATATATCTATTTGCTAAATTCTTGCCTGAGTTTTTGGCAACAAGAAATCCTTACAGTTTAGAAATAATAAAATTATTATTCGTAATAGCTTAA
- a CDS encoding glycosyltransferase family 2 protein → MQFIEKIGIVLATYNPNLEYFEKQIQSIKQQSWKNWVCHIVDDCSHSEYQVGIKNIIDNDPRFICHFHSHNLNHYYNFERGLKYCAQDKSITAISLADQDDIWHDDKLKILLKKLRSQKAVLIHSDLELINSYDQTIHPSAWDFEGRKPHKLSHDLLLLRNVVTGCSVLFCTSLLTDVLPFPPQNKISWYHDWWIALVASHRGKIVHIHKPLVWYRIHNANNVGVLKDSGKIHCELLLLCRKKFKINGNSYLVHRDFSKAFYRRFKRELNELGYTNPFDDRKLDFGWHILKLLYKSLLVGYNSEGAALRIGVLKLIFDIQRSYRIILYHCLKTFKSYYKNSQ, encoded by the coding sequence ATGCAGTTTATAGAAAAAATCGGTATTGTTTTAGCCACATATAATCCCAATCTAGAATATTTTGAGAAACAAATACAGTCTATTAAACAACAAAGTTGGAAAAATTGGGTTTGTCACATTGTAGATGACTGTTCTCACTCAGAATATCAGGTGGGCATCAAGAATATTATTGATAACGATCCACGTTTTATTTGCCATTTCCACAGTCATAATCTCAACCACTATTATAACTTTGAACGAGGTCTAAAATATTGCGCCCAAGATAAATCTATTACTGCGATATCTCTTGCTGATCAAGATGATATTTGGCATGACGACAAGTTAAAGATTTTATTAAAAAAACTACGTTCACAAAAGGCAGTCTTAATACATTCTGATTTAGAATTAATTAATAGTTACGACCAAACTATTCACCCATCTGCCTGGGATTTTGAAGGGCGTAAACCACATAAATTATCCCACGATTTATTGTTACTTCGCAACGTGGTAACAGGATGCTCTGTATTATTTTGTACTTCTCTGCTCACGGATGTATTACCATTTCCACCACAAAATAAAATTAGCTGGTATCACGATTGGTGGATAGCCTTAGTCGCATCACATAGAGGCAAAATTGTGCATATCCACAAACCTTTAGTTTGGTATAGAATTCATAATGCCAATAATGTCGGTGTTCTCAAAGACTCAGGCAAAATACATTGTGAGTTATTGCTTTTATGTCGCAAGAAATTTAAAATCAATGGCAATAGTTATTTAGTTCACAGAGACTTTAGTAAAGCATTTTATCGTCGATTTAAACGAGAACTGAACGAGCTAGGTTATACCAACCCTTTTGATGATAGAAAATTGGATTTTGGTTGGCATATTCTTAAATTGTTGTATAAAAGTTTGCTTGTAGGCTATAATTCAGAAGGTGCGGCATTAAGAATTGGGGTCTTAAAATTAATTTTCGATATCCAAAGGAGTTACAGAATCATACTTTATCATTGTTTAAAAACGTTCAAAAGTTATTATAAAAACAGTCAATAA
- a CDS encoding glucose-1-phosphate thymidylyltransferase has translation MKALILSGGRGTRLRPLTYTGAKQLVPVANKPILWYGIEEMVAAGITDIGIIISPETGAEVQSKTGDGKLFGANITYILQEQPAGLAHAVTVARPFLKDSPFVMYLGDNLIQQGDLSNFLQKFIQEQPDALILLREVVNPSAFGVAKVDDTGRVLQLVEKPKVPPSNLALVGVYFFSPIIHDSIARIQPSSRGELEITDAIQRLIDDKRQVLACNLYGWWLDTGKKDDLLEANRLILDTCLTTSNLGEVDAKSQIIGRVQIGVNSQIINCTIRGPVVIGNNCYLENCFIGPYSSIANNTTLIDSDLEHSVILEGAKISGIDQRIIDSVIGQRAQLTIAPRRPKALRFLIGDDCQIELT, from the coding sequence ATGAAAGCACTAATTCTCTCTGGCGGTAGAGGTACACGTCTACGTCCACTCACCTATACTGGAGCAAAGCAACTTGTCCCAGTTGCGAACAAGCCTATTTTATGGTACGGGATTGAAGAGATGGTCGCGGCTGGTATTACTGATATCGGTATAATTATCAGCCCAGAAACAGGGGCAGAAGTACAAAGTAAAACTGGAGATGGAAAACTTTTTGGAGCGAACATCACCTATATTTTACAAGAACAGCCTGCCGGCCTAGCTCATGCCGTTACTGTTGCTCGTCCCTTCTTAAAAGATTCACCTTTTGTCATGTACTTGGGTGATAACCTAATTCAACAAGGCGACTTAAGCAACTTTTTACAAAAGTTTATTCAAGAACAACCTGATGCTCTAATTCTCTTGCGTGAGGTTGTCAACCCTAGCGCCTTTGGTGTAGCTAAGGTAGATGATACGGGGCGGGTACTACAATTAGTCGAAAAACCCAAAGTTCCTCCATCCAATCTAGCTCTAGTAGGCGTTTATTTCTTTTCCCCGATTATTCATGATTCTATTGCTCGTATCCAGCCTTCAAGCAGAGGAGAACTGGAAATTACTGATGCTATTCAACGCTTAATAGACGATAAAAGACAAGTATTAGCTTGTAATTTATATGGTTGGTGGTTAGACACCGGTAAAAAAGATGATTTATTAGAAGCTAATCGCTTAATTTTAGATACCTGTTTAACAACGTCTAACTTAGGGGAAGTGGATGCTAAAAGTCAAATCATTGGACGAGTTCAAATCGGAGTCAATTCCCAGATCATCAATTGTACAATTCGTGGCCCCGTGGTTATTGGCAATAATTGTTATTTAGAAAATTGCTTTATTGGCCCTTATAGCAGCATCGCCAACAATACAACACTCATCGACTCAGATTTAGAACATAGCGTAATTTTAGAAGGTGCTAAAATATCCGGAATTGATCAGCGAATCATTGATAGTGTAATTGGACAACGAGCGCAACTAACAATTGCCCCCCGTCGCCCAAAAGCCTTACGCTTTTTGATTGGTGATGATTGTCAAATTGAACTGACATAA